In Pseudobacter ginsenosidimutans, the following are encoded in one genomic region:
- a CDS encoding S8 family serine peptidase has translation MKRVQLIVLFFVSSLAAHSQVKSLLKAPLGWEHLDLEQDSVWGCSINKAYEFLKQFTPRQKVVVAIVDAGGDVNHEDLKNKLWVNKGEIPGDHIDNDKNGYIDDIHGWNFVGYPDGKQQVRGILEVNRELLRLKDRFLDADSTKLSKKEMKEYRYFRDVVMTKPGLPSTFRKVAETEQYLKYIPDFTAQLKEKCSNPDEVFRYAFSYKISPSDKGDKTAGNAFYFFESKLRGLPVSKWDSIVSQKENWKKEVRQEFEDACKTNQKYIDSLAIIDPHQTNLKERYYGNSNLYARGADHGTHVGGTIGAERNNGIGMNGIADAALMFVRILAYFEDETDKNVAAGIMYAVENGAKVINMSFGKYLTPHPELVYAAFRYAEKKGVLLVHAAGNDSRDVDTQVHYPYKKIAKKRAVRNVIEVGASTWEGQPSSFSNYGKNTVDVFAPGSDIYSTIPDNKYLPQSGTSMATPVVSGIAALIWTYFPDLSAEQMIDILKRSVVSRKGVQVMAPGGSVQGKSTIDFGELCSSGGIVNAYRAAQLAAEVSKGKK, from the coding sequence ATGAAACGAGTTCAACTGATCGTATTGTTTTTTGTTTCGTCTTTAGCAGCTCATTCACAGGTAAAATCCCTTTTGAAAGCTCCTCTTGGCTGGGAACACCTTGACCTGGAGCAGGACTCGGTTTGGGGTTGCTCCATCAACAAAGCGTACGAATTCCTGAAGCAATTCACACCCAGGCAAAAAGTGGTGGTAGCCATTGTGGATGCCGGCGGAGATGTAAATCATGAGGATCTTAAAAATAAATTGTGGGTAAATAAAGGTGAGATCCCTGGTGATCATATCGATAATGATAAAAACGGTTATATAGATGATATACATGGCTGGAATTTTGTTGGCTATCCTGACGGAAAGCAACAGGTGAGAGGCATCCTGGAGGTGAATCGCGAGTTATTAAGATTGAAAGACCGGTTCCTGGATGCAGACTCAACAAAGCTTTCAAAAAAAGAAATGAAGGAGTACCGGTATTTCCGGGATGTTGTGATGACCAAACCCGGCCTGCCAAGTACATTCCGCAAGGTGGCCGAAACGGAACAGTATTTAAAGTATATCCCGGATTTTACTGCCCAGTTGAAGGAGAAATGTTCCAATCCTGATGAAGTATTCAGGTATGCTTTCAGTTATAAGATCAGTCCGTCCGATAAGGGCGATAAAACTGCTGGCAATGCATTCTATTTCTTTGAAAGTAAATTACGAGGGCTGCCGGTTTCAAAATGGGATTCCATAGTTTCACAAAAAGAAAACTGGAAAAAAGAAGTACGCCAGGAATTTGAAGATGCTTGTAAGACGAATCAAAAATATATAGATAGTCTTGCCATCATCGATCCACATCAAACAAATCTGAAAGAACGTTACTACGGTAATTCCAATCTGTATGCCAGGGGAGCAGACCATGGTACGCATGTAGGCGGCACAATTGGCGCGGAGCGGAATAACGGGATCGGCATGAATGGTATTGCCGATGCGGCGTTGATGTTTGTTCGCATCCTTGCTTATTTCGAAGATGAAACAGATAAGAATGTAGCCGCAGGTATCATGTATGCAGTGGAGAATGGCGCCAAAGTAATCAATATGAGTTTTGGAAAGTACCTGACCCCTCATCCTGAACTGGTGTATGCTGCCTTTCGCTATGCTGAAAAGAAAGGTGTGCTGCTGGTTCATGCAGCTGGTAATGATTCAAGGGATGTGGACACGCAGGTCCATTATCCTTATAAGAAGATTGCAAAAAAGCGCGCTGTAAGAAATGTGATAGAAGTAGGGGCTTCCACCTGGGAGGGACAACCGTCTTCTTTCAGTAATTATGGAAAAAATACAGTGGATGTGTTTGCTCCCGGCAGTGATATCTATTCCACTATTCCAGACAACAAATATTTGCCGCAAAGTGGTACCAGCATGGCCACGCCTGTTGTATCCGGAATTGCGGCCTTGATCTGGACTTATTTCCCTGATCTGTCGGCGGAACAAATGATCGATATTTTGAAGAGGAGTGTGGTGTCCCGTAAAGGTGTGCAGGTAATGGCTCCCGGAGGATCAGTACAGGGGAAATCTACAATCGATTTTGGAGAGCTTTGCAGCTCCGGCGGAATTGTGAATGCTTATCGTGCTGCGCAACTTGCGGCAGAGGTAAGCAAGGGAAAGAAATAG
- a CDS encoding 2-hydroxyacid dehydrogenase, with protein sequence MKIVFFSAKPYDKQFFSRHNASYDFGLEFLETHLGPHIVNAVEPGTAAVCVFVNDRLTKEVIEVLAAKGVKIIALRCAGFNNVDLKAAQQAGIHVCRVPAYSPEAVAEHAVAMLLTLNRKIHKAYNRVREQNFALNGLLGFNLHGKTIGVIGMGKIGQAFCRIVKGFGCTIVAYDPYANAKLIPDVEFTSLEELLKRSDIISLHCPLTPDNHHFINATTIAQMKKGVTIVNTSRGALIDTKDAIEALKSGHIGNLAIDVYEQEENLFFRDLSAEIIPDDMIQRLMSFPNVLVTGHQAFFTVEALDQIAATTLHSVNELSNGRIPADVMVK encoded by the coding sequence ATGAAAATCGTTTTCTTTTCTGCCAAACCTTACGATAAGCAATTTTTCAGCAGGCACAATGCGTCTTATGATTTCGGGCTTGAATTCCTGGAAACACATCTCGGGCCGCATATCGTGAATGCAGTTGAGCCGGGCACTGCTGCTGTATGTGTGTTTGTGAATGACCGTCTAACCAAAGAAGTGATCGAAGTGCTGGCGGCAAAGGGCGTAAAGATCATCGCACTTCGTTGTGCAGGCTTCAATAATGTGGACCTCAAAGCTGCGCAGCAGGCCGGTATCCATGTATGCCGCGTTCCTGCGTATTCTCCTGAAGCCGTTGCTGAACATGCTGTAGCGATGTTGCTTACACTAAATAGAAAAATACACAAAGCATATAACCGGGTACGTGAGCAGAACTTTGCATTGAACGGATTACTTGGTTTCAACCTGCATGGAAAAACGATCGGTGTGATCGGAATGGGAAAGATCGGGCAGGCATTCTGCCGCATCGTGAAAGGTTTTGGCTGTACGATCGTTGCTTATGATCCATACGCAAATGCAAAGTTGATACCGGATGTTGAATTCACCTCGCTGGAAGAGCTCCTGAAAAGGTCGGACATCATTTCCCTGCATTGCCCGCTGACGCCGGACAATCATCATTTCATCAATGCAACTACTATTGCACAAATGAAAAAAGGTGTGACGATAGTCAATACAAGTCGTGGTGCATTGATCGATACAAAAGATGCCATTGAAGCATTGAAATCCGGCCATATCGGCAACCTGGCGATTGATGTGTACGAGCAGGAAGAGAACTTATTCTTCAGGGATCTTTCAGCAGAGATCATTCCTGATGATATGATCCAGCGCTTGATGAGTTTTCCCAATGTGCTTGTGACAGGGCATCAGGCTTTTTTTACTGTCGAGGCACTGGACCAGATCGCGGCCACTACGCTACATTCGGTGAATGAATTGAGTAATGGGCGCATACCTGCAGACGTTATGGTAAAATAA
- a CDS encoding barstar family protein — translation MKQLIIEGSRIHDIRSFYDEINRVFMAAEDWKLGPSLDAFNDLLYGGFGAIGNNEPVELIWNNIEACKAALGYETTKRYYEEKLLPGSPFNKIYFQEKLEELNQGKGQTYFDILMEIIAGHPNITLRS, via the coding sequence ATGAAGCAGTTGATCATTGAAGGCAGCCGTATCCACGATATCCGATCTTTCTACGATGAGATCAATCGTGTATTCATGGCTGCGGAAGACTGGAAGCTCGGGCCGAGTCTGGATGCTTTCAATGATCTGCTGTATGGCGGGTTTGGCGCTATCGGAAACAATGAGCCAGTGGAATTGATCTGGAACAATATTGAAGCCTGCAAAGCAGCGCTTGGTTACGAAACCACAAAAAGATACTACGAAGAAAAGCTCCTGCCCGGATCGCCTTTCAATAAAATATATTTCCAGGAGAAACTGGAAGAGCTCAATCAGGGGAAAGGACAAACTTATTTCGATATTTTGATGGAGATCATTGCAGGGCACCCGAACATAACGCTCAGGAGCTAA
- a CDS encoding alpha/beta fold hydrolase has protein sequence MSKIKVKDGTEIFYKDWGTGQPIVFHHGWPLSSDDWDAQMFFFLENGFRVIAHDRRGHGRSTQTPNGHEMDTYAADVAELVKALDLKDAIHVGHSTGGGEVIRYANKFGKGRIARAVLISAVPPVMVKSATNPDGVDISVFDDIRNNTAKHRAQFYQDITFPFYGYNRPGARVSQGIQDNWWRQGMMGSIKAHYDCIKAFSETDFTEDLKGVDIPVLVMHGEDDQIVPYANSAPKSAKLAKNGKLISYPGFPHGMPTTEHETINKDLLAWIRS, from the coding sequence ATGAGCAAGATCAAAGTAAAAGATGGTACCGAGATTTTCTACAAGGATTGGGGTACTGGCCAACCGATCGTATTCCATCATGGCTGGCCATTGTCTTCCGATGACTGGGATGCACAAATGTTCTTTTTCCTGGAAAATGGTTTCAGGGTGATCGCGCACGATAGAAGAGGGCATGGACGCTCAACCCAAACACCGAACGGGCATGAAATGGATACCTATGCAGCTGATGTTGCGGAGCTGGTGAAAGCGCTCGATCTGAAAGATGCGATCCATGTTGGTCATTCTACCGGCGGTGGAGAAGTGATCCGCTATGCGAACAAATTCGGCAAGGGACGTATTGCAAGAGCCGTGCTGATCAGCGCTGTGCCGCCGGTGATGGTGAAGTCTGCCACCAATCCGGATGGAGTGGACATTTCAGTTTTTGATGATATCCGGAACAATACGGCTAAACATCGTGCACAATTCTACCAGGATATCACTTTCCCGTTCTACGGTTATAACAGGCCGGGAGCCAGGGTTTCACAGGGGATTCAGGACAATTGGTGGAGACAGGGAATGATGGGATCCATCAAGGCGCATTATGATTGTATCAAGGCATTTTCTGAAACGGATTTTACGGAAGACCTGAAAGGTGTGGATATTCCGGTGCTGGTGATGCATGGAGAAGATGATCAGATAGTGCCTTATGCGAATTCTGCACCGAAGTCGGCTAAACTTGCGAAGAACGGTAAACTGATCTCTTATCCGGGCTTTCCGCATGGTATGCCAACTACAGAACATGAAACCATCAACAAGGACCTGCTGGCGTGGATCAGATCATAG
- the katG gene encoding catalase/peroxidase HPI, whose translation MEKETKDLSKCPFHNGSLKPNVGGGGTRNRDWWPNQLKLNILRQHSTKSDPMDEDFNYAEAFRTLDLEAVKKDLHALMTDSQDWWPADFGHYGPLFIRMAWHSAGTYRVFDGRGGAGSGQQRFAPLNSWPDNVSLDKARRLLWPIKQKYGNKISWADLLILTGNVALESMGFKTFGFAGGRPDVWEPDEDVYWGSEQKWLGGDIRYAHGSPGVAEAHGVVSSDDDADGHIHGRNLEKPLAAVQMGLIYVNPEGPDGNPDPIAAAKDIRDTFSRMAMNDEETVALIAGGHSFGKTHGAAPATHVGKEPEAAGLEAQGLGWSNSFGSGKGADTITSGLEVTWTTTPTKWSNNFFENLFNFEYELTKSPAGAHQWVAKNAENIIPDAFDASKKHRPTMLTTDLSLRFDPVYEKISRHFLENPDAFADAFARAWFKLTHRDMGPRVRYLGPDVPSEVLIWQDPLPEVDHPLIDNNDIASLKAKVLASGLNVSELVSTAWASASTFRGSDKRGGANGARIRLAPQKYWQVNNPSQLQKVLSTLESIQKEFNAGNKKVSLADLIVLAGCAGVEKAAKDAGHSINVPFTPGRTDATQEQTDVESIGYLEPLADGFRNYRKHRSHVSTEEWLIDKAQLLTLSAPELTVLVGGLRVLNANFDGSKHGVLTTRPGQLTNDFFTNLLDMNTAWKAASPDQELYEGSDRKSGAAKWTATRADLVFGSNAELRAIAEVYGSADGKEKFVRDFVAAWNKVMNLDRFDIQ comes from the coding sequence ATGGAAAAAGAAACTAAAGACCTCAGCAAATGCCCTTTCCACAATGGCAGCCTGAAGCCGAACGTTGGTGGTGGCGGAACCAGGAACCGCGACTGGTGGCCCAATCAGCTCAAGCTGAATATCCTTCGCCAGCACTCCACAAAATCAGATCCGATGGATGAAGACTTCAACTATGCCGAAGCCTTCAGGACCCTGGACCTGGAAGCAGTAAAAAAAGACCTGCATGCACTCATGACCGATTCGCAGGACTGGTGGCCCGCAGACTTTGGTCATTATGGCCCCCTCTTCATCCGGATGGCCTGGCATAGTGCCGGCACCTACCGTGTATTCGATGGCCGCGGTGGCGCAGGTTCCGGTCAACAGAGATTCGCACCTCTCAATAGCTGGCCCGATAATGTGAGCCTCGACAAGGCGCGCAGGCTCCTGTGGCCCATCAAACAGAAATATGGTAATAAAATATCCTGGGCAGACCTGTTGATCCTTACCGGGAACGTGGCGCTGGAATCCATGGGCTTCAAAACTTTCGGTTTTGCCGGTGGCCGCCCTGATGTTTGGGAACCGGATGAAGATGTATACTGGGGCTCTGAGCAGAAATGGCTCGGTGGCGATATCCGTTATGCACATGGCTCTCCCGGCGTTGCCGAAGCGCACGGCGTAGTATCTTCCGATGATGATGCCGATGGTCATATACATGGCCGCAACCTCGAGAAACCACTCGCTGCTGTACAGATGGGACTGATCTATGTGAACCCTGAAGGGCCTGATGGAAATCCCGATCCTATTGCAGCAGCTAAGGATATCCGTGATACATTCAGCAGAATGGCAATGAATGATGAAGAAACGGTGGCATTGATCGCTGGTGGCCACAGCTTCGGTAAAACCCATGGCGCAGCGCCTGCAACGCATGTTGGGAAAGAACCGGAAGCAGCAGGACTGGAAGCGCAGGGCCTGGGATGGAGCAACAGCTTCGGTTCGGGTAAAGGTGCTGACACAATCACCAGTGGCCTTGAAGTAACCTGGACCACCACGCCTACCAAATGGAGCAATAACTTTTTCGAGAATCTCTTCAACTTCGAATACGAGCTCACCAAAAGCCCGGCTGGTGCGCATCAGTGGGTGGCAAAGAATGCTGAGAATATCATTCCCGATGCATTCGACGCTTCAAAAAAACATCGTCCAACCATGCTCACCACCGATCTCTCACTGAGATTCGATCCGGTGTATGAAAAAATTTCCAGGCATTTCCTGGAAAATCCCGATGCTTTTGCAGATGCATTCGCACGCGCCTGGTTCAAGCTCACGCACCGCGATATGGGCCCGCGTGTCCGTTATCTCGGCCCGGACGTACCGTCCGAGGTTTTGATCTGGCAGGACCCGCTCCCTGAAGTAGACCATCCGCTGATCGACAACAATGATATCGCTTCACTCAAAGCAAAAGTACTCGCTTCAGGATTGAACGTATCCGAGCTCGTATCCACCGCATGGGCTTCCGCTTCCACATTCCGCGGTTCCGATAAACGCGGGGGCGCCAATGGTGCACGCATCCGTCTCGCTCCGCAAAAATACTGGCAGGTGAACAACCCTTCACAACTGCAGAAAGTACTCTCAACGCTTGAAAGCATACAGAAAGAATTCAATGCCGGTAATAAGAAAGTTTCCCTGGCTGACCTGATCGTTCTCGCAGGTTGCGCAGGCGTGGAAAAAGCAGCAAAGGATGCAGGACATTCCATCAATGTTCCATTTACTCCAGGCCGTACCGACGCAACGCAGGAACAGACAGATGTTGAGTCTATCGGTTACCTGGAACCGTTAGCAGATGGTTTCCGCAACTACCGCAAGCACAGATCGCATGTATCAACGGAAGAATGGCTGATAGACAAAGCGCAGCTGCTCACACTCTCTGCCCCCGAGCTGACAGTGCTGGTTGGTGGCTTACGCGTACTGAACGCCAATTTCGACGGATCGAAACATGGCGTGCTCACCACCCGTCCCGGACAACTCACTAACGATTTCTTCACCAACCTGCTGGACATGAATACTGCCTGGAAAGCCGCATCTCCGGACCAGGAGCTTTATGAGGGCAGCGATCGCAAGTCAGGTGCAGCCAAATGGACAGCCACCCGCGCGGATCTCGTATTCGGTTCCAATGCAGAACTACGCGCCATTGCAGAAGTGTATGGAAGTGCAGATGGAAAAGAGAAATTCGTGAGAGACTTTGTTGCCGCCTGGAACAAAGTGATGAACCTCGACAGATTCGACATTCAGTAA
- a CDS encoding YdeI/OmpD-associated family protein — MQNGKEYSFKATIEIIGINPFVPVPEKVLTAIFKQAGKDRSPIPVKGSIKNHAYKQNLVRHLGVWRLYINTTMLKKSPERIGERISISIAFDPEPRTIETPPAFTKALKANKDAAKVFKQLNNSTQKEIVKYLANLKTPESLQKNINRAIRFLLGEERFIGRDKP; from the coding sequence ATGCAGAACGGAAAGGAATACTCTTTCAAAGCAACCATTGAGATCATCGGCATCAACCCATTTGTGCCGGTGCCGGAAAAGGTGCTCACTGCCATTTTCAAACAGGCAGGAAAAGACCGCAGCCCAATTCCCGTCAAAGGAAGCATCAAGAATCATGCTTACAAACAGAATCTCGTGCGGCACCTGGGTGTATGGCGCCTGTACATCAACACCACTATGCTGAAAAAATCTCCGGAAAGGATCGGGGAACGGATCAGTATCAGTATCGCATTCGATCCTGAGCCGCGAACCATCGAAACGCCTCCCGCTTTCACAAAGGCACTAAAAGCCAATAAAGATGCCGCGAAGGTTTTTAAGCAATTGAACAACTCCACGCAAAAGGAAATTGTAAAGTACCTGGCAAATCTGAAAACACCGGAAAGCCTTCAAAAGAATATCAACAGAGCCATCAGGTTCCTCCTCGGAGAGGAAAGATTCATAGGCAGGGATAAACCCTGA
- a CDS encoding glycoside hydrolase family 11 protein, giving the protein MKKQNTLTKVTRVSFGAAAILVLAGSAIFTSCKKDRTNRPNVVAIDGQAAASYQSGTHNGFFWSLWKSDGATGTVNYVNGSGGNYSVNWNGFNGNFTCGKGYSVGSASYKIGYNLGIYSNSGGGTFGWYGWTRNPYYEYYVNETWGAVSPHTGTYLGTFESDGAGYNVWTRWVTGKNIDGGDGFRQIYSSRVTKVTTGQNRVITFANHYNKWSSLGYTLGQLNIPAIMVAETWGSNTNGNINCTIWAQ; this is encoded by the coding sequence ATGAAAAAGCAAAACACACTCACAAAAGTAACCAGGGTTTCTTTTGGTGCTGCTGCAATTCTTGTACTTGCAGGCTCTGCAATTTTTACAAGCTGTAAAAAAGATAGAACCAACAGGCCCAATGTTGTTGCTATTGACGGGCAAGCCGCGGCCTCCTACCAATCGGGTACACATAACGGCTTCTTTTGGTCTCTTTGGAAAAGTGATGGTGCTACCGGCACAGTTAATTATGTAAATGGCTCCGGGGGAAATTACAGCGTTAACTGGAACGGGTTTAATGGCAATTTTACGTGCGGAAAAGGCTATTCGGTAGGTTCTGCATCCTACAAAATAGGATATAATCTCGGTATTTATTCAAATTCTGGTGGTGGTACTTTCGGCTGGTACGGATGGACCAGAAACCCTTATTATGAGTATTATGTGAATGAAACATGGGGTGCAGTATCGCCTCATACCGGCACTTACTTAGGGACATTTGAAAGCGATGGAGCAGGTTATAATGTTTGGACCCGTTGGGTGACAGGTAAAAATATCGATGGTGGTGATGGCTTCAGACAGATTTATAGCTCCAGAGTTACGAAAGTTACTACCGGACAAAATCGCGTCATTACTTTTGCCAACCACTATAACAAGTGGAGTAGTTTGGGATATACTCTTGGTCAGTTAAATATTCCTGCTATTATGGTGGCAGAGACTTGGGGCTCTAATACTAATGGCAATATTAACTGTACTATTTGGGCGCAATAA
- a CDS encoding 5-carboxymethyl-2-hydroxymuconate Delta-isomerase, whose protein sequence is MPHFVIECSSNVFAMQPAAIILNTVYDAADSSGLFAPNDIKVRINSYDNYKLGEGKNSFLHIYASIMEGRTTAQKAALSNLIIERLAPLLAGISFLSMNVSEFEEATYCNKSLINPLNTDRNRHF, encoded by the coding sequence ATGCCTCATTTTGTAATAGAATGTTCAAGCAATGTTTTTGCTATGCAACCGGCTGCTATTATTTTGAACACAGTTTATGACGCTGCTGATTCCTCCGGTTTATTTGCTCCGAACGACATTAAGGTTAGGATCAATAGTTATGATAATTACAAACTTGGAGAGGGGAAGAATAGCTTTTTGCACATTTATGCAAGTATAATGGAAGGCAGGACCACTGCTCAGAAGGCAGCGCTTTCCAATCTTATAATAGAAAGACTGGCGCCGCTGCTTGCCGGTATTTCATTTTTATCCATGAATGTGAGCGAATTTGAAGAGGCCACGTATTGTAACAAATCCCTGATCAATCCGCTCAATACAGACAGGAACAGGCATTTCTGA
- a CDS encoding glycosyl hydrolase family 18 protein, protein MRKTGAIDRSFSPHTYDLAPWCYNKQKKQFATFDNRRSVILKTQYAINERLQGLMFWELRQDRPREGLLDAIYEVKMQVAVKPND, encoded by the coding sequence ATGAGAAAAACTGGCGCCATTGATAGATCGTTTTCACCTCATACCTATGATCTCGCGCCCTGGTGTTACAACAAACAGAAGAAACAGTTCGCCACTTTCGATAACAGGCGCTCTGTAATATTGAAAACCCAATATGCGATAAATGAGAGATTACAGGGTCTCATGTTCTGGGAATTAAGGCAGGACAGGCCCAGAGAAGGATTGCTGGACGCAATTTACGAAGTGAAGATGCAGGTTGCCGTTAAGCCAAATGACTGA
- a CDS encoding glycosyl hydrolase family 18 protein, translating into MEKRNPALNVSIAFGGWGGCKTCSELFTQAVNREAFAQSVKTILLQYQPDGIDLDWEYPAIQGPVGHPFSPRDKQTFTELVLALRTAIGETKEISVAAGAFTDFLRKSLE; encoded by the coding sequence ATTGAAAAAAGGAATCCTGCACTAAATGTATCCATTGCTTTCGGTGGCTGGGGAGGATGCAAAACCTGTTCGGAACTATTCACCCAGGCTGTTAACAGGGAAGCATTTGCACAATCTGTGAAAACCATCTTGCTGCAATATCAACCGGACGGCATTGATCTCGACTGGGAATACCCGGCTATTCAGGGCCCGGTTGGTCACCCTTTCTCTCCGCGAGATAAACAGACTTTCACAGAATTGGTACTTGCATTGAGAACAGCCATTGGCGAAACGAAAGAGATCAGCGTAGCAGCAGGTGCATTCACTGATTTCCTCCGGAAAAGTCTCGAATGA
- a CDS encoding SDR family oxidoreductase: MKRFTDKLAIVTGGNSGIGYATAKALINEGAKVIITGRRKEAVEKAATELGAIPFVTDQASLQDIQQLKTHIEANYGKVDILFVNAGITGTRGPIETTSIENFDNVMNINFRGAYFTLQQFIPLLKDGASVVMLSSIVANMHSANSSVYQASKAALNSISKTAANELAARRIRVNMVSPGPTRTEVLGKAGLDPAGVEALYETLQEKIPLKQIGTAEHVAQMVCYLSSAEASFITGSEFVLDGGMTL; this comes from the coding sequence ATGAAAAGATTTACCGATAAGCTGGCAATAGTAACCGGCGGGAACAGTGGCATCGGCTATGCCACAGCAAAGGCATTGATAAATGAAGGCGCAAAGGTGATCATTACCGGAAGACGGAAAGAAGCTGTTGAAAAAGCAGCAACCGAACTGGGCGCCATCCCCTTCGTGACTGATCAGGCCAGTCTGCAGGACATACAGCAACTGAAAACCCATATTGAGGCTAATTATGGAAAAGTGGACATACTCTTTGTAAATGCAGGCATTACAGGAACCCGCGGCCCCATCGAAACCACCAGCATTGAGAACTTCGACAATGTGATGAACATCAATTTCAGGGGCGCTTATTTTACACTTCAGCAATTCATTCCATTGCTGAAAGACGGCGCTTCCGTGGTGATGCTCTCCTCTATCGTAGCCAATATGCACAGCGCCAACAGTTCAGTATACCAGGCCAGCAAGGCAGCATTGAATTCCATTTCCAAAACCGCCGCCAATGAACTGGCAGCCCGCAGGATCAGGGTGAATATGGTAAGCCCCGGCCCTACCCGTACCGAAGTTCTGGGCAAAGCTGGACTTGACCCCGCCGGCGTGGAAGCACTGTACGAAACCTTGCAGGAAAAGATCCCGCTCAAACAGATCGGAACAGCAGAACATGTTGCACAAATGGTTTGCTACCTGAGCAGCGCAGAAGCCAGCTTTATCACAGGATCAGAATTTGTTCTCGATGGTGGAATGACATTATGA
- a CDS encoding winged helix-turn-helix transcriptional regulator, which translates to MYRDQSEEYQALQDTLYVIGGKWRIPIINSICNGNTRFREIERSIPGITRRMLSRELKDMELNKLVKRTVYAGPPVQVEYESTEYCKSFGGIILEMIRWGREHRKVVTKKRNSK; encoded by the coding sequence ATGTACAGAGATCAATCGGAAGAATACCAGGCTTTGCAGGACACGCTGTATGTGATCGGCGGCAAATGGAGGATCCCTATCATCAATTCCATTTGCAACGGCAATACACGTTTCAGGGAAATAGAAAGAAGTATTCCGGGCATTACAAGAAGAATGCTGTCCAGGGAATTGAAGGATATGGAACTGAACAAGCTGGTGAAAAGGACCGTGTATGCCGGCCCTCCGGTGCAGGTAGAATATGAATCCACCGAATACTGTAAATCTTTTGGCGGTATTATCCTGGAAATGATCAGGTGGGGCAGGGAACATCGTAAAGTGGTAACAAAAAAAAGGAACAGTAAATAA
- a CDS encoding class I SAM-dependent methyltransferase, giving the protein MDQSSVILDSWHANAGNWIATIDNNEIESRSLVTNNAILQVISEYGPASILDIGCGEGWLTRALRAQGIDAAGVDAVDTLVTNAIEKGGAHYAVAGFREIANGSFELSEKMAAAVINFALLDEEDAANLMKNMDRILQNGGLLFVQTLHPFSMTGQEPYISGWKNGSWKGLKRDFAQPYQWYFRTMGDWVKLFIASGLTIREVREPLHPVNHHPASVIFVLSLKGH; this is encoded by the coding sequence ATGGACCAATCATCAGTTATTCTTGATTCCTGGCATGCAAATGCCGGCAACTGGATCGCTACTATCGATAACAATGAAATCGAGTCGCGGTCACTGGTCACGAATAATGCGATCCTGCAGGTGATCAGCGAATATGGTCCTGCATCCATACTTGATATTGGATGTGGGGAAGGGTGGCTGACCCGTGCTTTGCGGGCGCAGGGTATAGATGCCGCAGGAGTGGATGCTGTTGATACCCTTGTGACTAATGCCATCGAAAAAGGTGGAGCGCATTATGCAGTGGCGGGTTTCCGGGAAATCGCCAACGGTTCTTTTGAACTCAGTGAAAAAATGGCTGCAGCCGTTATCAATTTCGCTTTGCTGGATGAAGAGGATGCTGCGAATTTGATGAAGAATATGGACCGCATCCTGCAAAATGGTGGACTGCTTTTCGTCCAAACCCTTCACCCTTTTTCGATGACAGGACAGGAACCTTATATATCAGGATGGAAAAATGGAAGCTGGAAAGGGCTAAAACGTGACTTCGCTCAACCATACCAGTGGTATTTCCGGACAATGGGCGATTGGGTGAAACTTTTCATTGCTTCCGGCCTTACCATAAGGGAAGTCCGTGAGCCATTACACCCTGTAAATCATCATCCTGCTTCTGTGATCTTTGTTCTTTCCCTGAAAGGTCATTGA